One window from the genome of Microbacterium sulfonylureivorans encodes:
- a CDS encoding COX15/CtaA family protein: MLRRLWNRIVEIGRRFWAWLPSTIDRRVIVLAWATLVVQIGIVGTGGLVRLTGSGLGCPTWPQCTDDSLIATPEMGIHGVIEFGNRLLTFVLVVVAILMFLFVVRMRRERGDLFWLSLGIGLYVPLQAIIGGITVLTNLNPYVVGLHYFASVLLVALSAALVVRVYATPGPRALAVPRWYAMTTHLTSFFVLVTVVVGILVTGSGPHAGDHGAARNGLNPEFMQHVHSWPAYITFALTLVLVVGARRTPPALRLTLWSGLLLAVELVQIAVGLWQARAGLPIFLVNIHMVLAVMLVAAMTAVVMNLTAPTGALPRTADS; encoded by the coding sequence ATGCTGCGGCGACTCTGGAACCGGATCGTCGAGATCGGGCGTCGGTTCTGGGCCTGGCTGCCCTCGACGATCGACCGCCGCGTGATCGTCCTGGCGTGGGCGACGCTCGTCGTGCAGATCGGGATCGTCGGCACCGGGGGCCTGGTGCGGCTCACGGGATCGGGACTCGGATGCCCGACCTGGCCGCAGTGCACCGACGACTCCCTCATCGCGACGCCCGAGATGGGCATCCACGGCGTGATCGAGTTCGGCAACCGCCTCCTCACCTTCGTGCTCGTGGTCGTCGCGATCCTCATGTTCCTCTTCGTCGTGCGGATGCGCCGCGAGCGCGGCGATCTCTTCTGGCTGTCGCTGGGCATCGGCCTGTACGTGCCGCTCCAGGCGATCATCGGCGGCATCACCGTCCTCACGAACCTCAACCCCTACGTCGTCGGACTCCACTACTTCGCGTCCGTTCTCCTGGTCGCACTCTCAGCCGCGCTGGTCGTGCGCGTGTACGCGACGCCGGGGCCCCGCGCGCTCGCCGTGCCCCGCTGGTATGCGATGACGACGCACCTCACGAGCTTCTTCGTGCTCGTGACGGTCGTGGTCGGAATCCTGGTCACCGGCTCCGGACCTCATGCCGGCGACCACGGCGCGGCGCGCAACGGCCTGAACCCCGAGTTCATGCAGCACGTGCACTCGTGGCCCGCCTACATCACCTTCGCGCTGACGCTCGTGCTCGTCGTCGGCGCGCGCCGCACTCCCCCGGCGCTGCGCCTGACCCTGTGGAGCGGACTGCTGCTCGCAGTCGAACTCGTGCAGATCGCGGTCGGACTGTGGCAGGCGCGCGCAGGACTGCCGATCTTCCTGGTCAACATCCACATGGTGCTCGCCGTCATGCTCGTCGCAGCCATGACAGCCGTCGTGATGAACCTCACGGCGCCGACAGGCGCACTGCCCCGCACAGCGGACTCATAG
- a CDS encoding dinucleotide-utilizing enzyme yields MSSRPALVRSIPFWGLVAASLGTAGYGALVLTEKLGTMTTTLTDGTATGVEVYVGQSQAVFGAVLVGAGVVGILLALTVASLATLRPSAPVEVVEPLDWDSATDDIEDGSVHGYERGLGYTAAVETVGRSDEDAEREASAATR; encoded by the coding sequence GTGAGCAGCCGTCCCGCCCTTGTCCGCAGCATCCCGTTCTGGGGTCTCGTCGCCGCGTCCCTCGGCACCGCCGGGTACGGCGCCCTGGTCCTCACCGAGAAGCTCGGCACCATGACCACGACACTGACTGACGGCACCGCGACCGGCGTCGAGGTCTACGTCGGCCAGTCGCAGGCCGTGTTCGGCGCCGTGCTCGTCGGCGCGGGCGTCGTCGGCATCCTGCTCGCCCTGACCGTCGCGTCCCTCGCGACGCTGCGCCCGTCGGCACCGGTGGAGGTCGTCGAGCCCCTCGACTGGGACTCCGCGACCGATGACATCGAAGACGGCTCCGTGCACGGCTACGAGCGCGGCCTGGGCTACACCGCCGCGGTCGAGACCGTCGGCCGGTCCGACGAGGACGCCGAGCGCGAGGCATCCGCAGCCACCCGCTGA
- a CDS encoding heme o synthase, with product MDITTTAGAEASAQAARPSRQPFGRTVRAYIALMKPRVLELLLVTTVPVMILAQGGLPDLWLVVATVIGGTASAGSAAAFNMYLDRDIDAHMQRTVNRPLVTGEVSPRGALVFAWTLAVFSTAWLWLTTNWLAATLSAAAIFFYVVIYTMILKRRTEQNIVWGGIAGCFPVLIGWTAVTGSLAWPPVILFALVFLWTPPHYWPLSMKYKEQYEEVHVPMLGATRNGSQVGLQVILYAWATVACSLLLIPVADMGLVYIVSSLVFGGWFIYESHRLYNRAVRGTEPRPMRVFHASITYLTLIFVAIAVDPLLPF from the coding sequence ATGGACATCACGACGACAGCGGGAGCCGAGGCATCTGCTCAGGCAGCCCGCCCGTCCCGCCAGCCGTTCGGTCGCACCGTCCGCGCCTATATCGCGCTGATGAAGCCTCGCGTCCTCGAGCTGCTCCTGGTGACGACGGTGCCGGTCATGATCCTCGCCCAGGGCGGGCTGCCGGACCTGTGGCTCGTCGTGGCGACCGTGATCGGCGGCACCGCGAGCGCCGGCTCGGCCGCGGCGTTCAACATGTACCTCGACCGCGACATCGATGCGCACATGCAGCGCACCGTGAACCGCCCGCTCGTCACGGGCGAGGTATCGCCGCGCGGGGCACTGGTGTTCGCCTGGACCCTGGCGGTGTTCTCGACCGCGTGGCTGTGGCTCACGACCAACTGGCTCGCAGCGACGCTGTCCGCCGCCGCGATCTTCTTCTACGTCGTGATCTACACGATGATCCTGAAGCGCCGCACCGAGCAGAACATCGTGTGGGGCGGCATCGCCGGCTGCTTCCCCGTGCTCATCGGATGGACCGCCGTGACCGGATCGCTCGCGTGGCCGCCCGTCATCCTCTTCGCGCTCGTCTTCCTGTGGACGCCGCCGCACTACTGGCCGCTCTCGATGAAGTACAAGGAGCAGTACGAAGAGGTGCACGTGCCGATGCTGGGCGCCACCCGCAACGGCTCGCAGGTCGGCCTGCAGGTCATCCTCTATGCGTGGGCGACCGTCGCGTGCTCCCTGCTCCTCATCCCCGTCGCCGACATGGGACTCGTCTACATCGTGTCGTCGCTGGTCTTCGGCGGCTGGTTCATCTACGAGTCGCACCGCCTCTACAACCGCGCCGTGCGGGGCACGGAGCCGCGCCCGATGCGCGTGTTCCACGCCTCGATCACCTACCTGACGCTCATCTTCGTCGCGATCGCGGTCGATCCGCTGCTGCCGTTCTAG
- the tkt gene encoding transketolase — MSELRWDEIDRRAVDTARVLAADAVEKVGNGHPGTAMSLAPAAYLLYQRVLRHDPANTHWVGRDRFILSAGHSSLTQYVQLYLGGFGLELDDLKALRTWGSLTPGHPEFGHTDGVEITTGPLGQGLASSVGFAYAARYERGLFDPDAAAGESPFDHHVYVIAGDGDLQEGVTSEASSLAGHQQLGNLIAIYDSNQISIEDDTNVAFTEDVAKRYESYGWHVQIVDWKKTGEYVEDVAELFAAIEAAKGETAKPSLIVLRTIIGWPSPGKQNTGKIHGSALGADELAATKKVLGFDPEQSFVVADDIIAHTRSLKERAAEERSVWQESFDAWAAANPERKALFDRVQARELPEGIADALPSFEAGKDVSTRAASGVVINALAAELPELWGGSADLAESNLTTIKDGKSFIPAEWSTHEWSGDPYGRVLHFGIREHAMGAIVNGIVLHGPTRAFGGTFLIFSDYMRPSVRLAALMGIPSIFVWTHDSVALGEDGPTHQPIEQLATLRAIPNFTVVRPADANETSVAWLELLRRNAGPAGIALTRQNIPVFARGEGEASGDVFASADLAAKGAYVLAEAPGGTPDVILIGTGSEVQLAVSARETLAAEGINARVVSAPSLEWFAEQDEAYRESVLPKDVTARVSVEAGIGLTWRDIVGDKGRSVSIEHFGASADYKTLFQKFGITADAVVEAARESIKENAA, encoded by the coding sequence GTGTCGGAACTGCGTTGGGATGAAATCGATCGGCGCGCGGTGGACACCGCTCGCGTGCTGGCAGCGGATGCCGTGGAGAAGGTCGGCAACGGCCACCCCGGCACGGCGATGAGCCTGGCCCCTGCGGCCTACCTGCTGTACCAGCGCGTTCTGCGCCACGACCCCGCGAACACGCACTGGGTGGGTCGAGACCGGTTCATCCTGTCGGCCGGGCACTCGTCGCTGACGCAGTACGTCCAGCTGTACCTGGGCGGCTTCGGCCTCGAGCTCGACGACCTGAAGGCACTGCGCACGTGGGGCTCCCTCACGCCGGGTCACCCCGAGTTCGGCCACACCGACGGCGTCGAGATCACCACCGGCCCGCTCGGCCAGGGACTGGCCTCGTCGGTCGGGTTCGCCTACGCCGCCCGCTACGAGCGCGGCCTGTTCGACCCGGATGCCGCGGCCGGCGAGTCCCCCTTCGACCACCACGTGTACGTCATCGCGGGCGACGGCGATCTGCAGGAGGGCGTCACGTCCGAGGCATCCAGCCTCGCGGGCCACCAGCAGCTCGGCAACCTCATCGCCATCTACGACTCGAACCAGATCTCGATCGAGGACGACACCAACGTCGCCTTCACCGAGGACGTCGCCAAGCGCTACGAGTCGTACGGCTGGCACGTGCAGATCGTCGACTGGAAGAAGACCGGCGAATACGTCGAGGACGTCGCCGAGCTCTTCGCCGCGATCGAGGCCGCCAAGGGCGAGACCGCCAAGCCGTCGCTCATCGTGCTGCGCACCATCATCGGCTGGCCCTCCCCCGGCAAGCAGAACACGGGCAAGATCCACGGCTCCGCCCTCGGCGCCGACGAGCTCGCTGCGACCAAGAAGGTCCTCGGCTTCGACCCCGAGCAGAGCTTCGTCGTCGCCGACGACATCATCGCCCACACGCGCTCCCTCAAGGAGCGCGCCGCCGAGGAGCGCTCCGTGTGGCAGGAGTCGTTCGACGCCTGGGCCGCCGCCAACCCGGAGCGCAAGGCGCTGTTCGACCGCGTGCAGGCCCGCGAGCTGCCCGAGGGCATCGCCGACGCGCTGCCGTCGTTCGAGGCCGGCAAGGACGTCTCGACCCGTGCCGCATCCGGCGTCGTGATCAACGCCCTCGCCGCTGAGCTCCCCGAGCTGTGGGGCGGATCGGCCGACCTGGCCGAGTCGAACCTCACCACCATCAAGGACGGCAAGAGCTTCATCCCCGCCGAGTGGTCGACGCATGAGTGGTCGGGCGACCCCTACGGCCGGGTCCTGCACTTCGGCATCCGCGAGCACGCCATGGGCGCGATCGTCAACGGCATCGTGCTGCACGGGCCGACCCGCGCCTTCGGCGGCACGTTCCTCATCTTCAGCGATTACATGCGCCCCTCGGTGCGTCTGGCGGCGCTGATGGGCATCCCGTCGATCTTCGTGTGGACGCACGACTCCGTCGCGCTCGGCGAGGACGGGCCGACCCACCAGCCGATCGAGCAGCTCGCGACGCTGCGCGCCATCCCGAACTTCACGGTGGTGCGTCCGGCCGACGCGAACGAGACCTCGGTCGCGTGGCTCGAGCTTCTCCGTCGCAACGCCGGACCGGCCGGCATCGCCCTGACCCGCCAGAACATCCCTGTGTTCGCCCGCGGCGAGGGCGAGGCATCCGGTGACGTGTTCGCATCGGCCGATCTGGCCGCGAAGGGCGCCTACGTGCTGGCCGAGGCCCCCGGCGGCACGCCGGACGTGATCCTCATCGGCACCGGCTCCGAGGTCCAGCTCGCCGTCTCGGCGCGAGAGACGCTCGCCGCCGAGGGCATCAACGCCCGCGTGGTGTCGGCGCCGTCGCTCGAGTGGTTCGCCGAGCAGGACGAGGCCTACCGCGAGTCGGTCCTGCCCAAGGACGTGACCGCCCGTGTGTCCGTCGAGGCCGGCATCGGCCTGACGTGGCGCGACATCGTCGGCGACAAGGGCCGTTCGGTGTCGATCGAGCACTTCGGCGCCTCCGCCGACTACAAGACCCTGTTCCAGAAGTTCGGCATCACCGCCGACGCCGTCGTCGAGGCGGCACGCGAGTCCATCAAGGAGAACGCAGCATGA
- the tal gene encoding transaldolase: MSTPTEQLAAAGVSIWLDDLSRERITSGNLTELISTRNVSGVTTNPTIFQGAIGGGGHAYAAQIAELAGRGASVDEAIFAATTDDVRDAADIFRPVYDATHGVDGRVSIEVSPDLAHDTDATIVQAKELWAKVGRPNVHIKIPATKAGLPAITAVLAEGISVNVTLIFSLERYAEVIDAYLSGIEKAKDAGHDISQIHSVASFFVSRVDTEVDKRLKTVGTDEAAGLTSLAGVANARLAYELFEKEFATDRAKALTDAGANAQRPLWASTGVKDPSLPDTLYVTELVAPGTVNTMPEKTLEATFDHGQVAGDTVTGTYEAAHKVFADLAAVGVDFADVTQVLEDEGVEKFIASWHDLQGTVKTALESAPEVAR; this comes from the coding sequence ATGAGCACCCCCACCGAACAGCTCGCCGCCGCCGGCGTGAGCATCTGGCTCGACGACCTGTCGCGCGAGCGCATCACGTCGGGCAACCTCACCGAGCTCATCAGCACCCGCAACGTCAGCGGTGTCACGACGAACCCGACGATCTTCCAGGGCGCCATCGGCGGCGGCGGCCACGCGTACGCCGCCCAGATCGCCGAGCTGGCGGGCCGGGGCGCGAGCGTCGACGAGGCGATCTTCGCCGCGACGACCGACGACGTCCGCGACGCCGCCGACATCTTCCGTCCCGTCTACGACGCCACGCACGGCGTCGACGGCCGCGTGTCGATCGAGGTCTCCCCCGACCTCGCGCACGACACCGATGCGACGATCGTCCAGGCCAAGGAGCTGTGGGCGAAGGTCGGCCGCCCGAACGTCCACATCAAGATCCCCGCGACCAAAGCGGGCCTCCCGGCGATCACCGCGGTGCTCGCCGAGGGCATCTCGGTCAACGTCACCCTCATCTTCAGCCTGGAGCGCTACGCCGAGGTCATCGACGCGTACCTCTCCGGCATCGAGAAGGCGAAGGATGCCGGGCACGACATCTCGCAGATCCACTCGGTCGCGTCGTTCTTCGTGTCGCGCGTCGACACCGAGGTCGACAAGCGTCTCAAGACCGTCGGCACCGACGAGGCCGCGGGGCTGACCTCGCTCGCCGGCGTCGCCAACGCGCGTCTGGCCTACGAGCTCTTCGAGAAGGAGTTCGCGACCGACCGCGCGAAGGCGCTGACGGATGCCGGGGCCAATGCGCAGCGTCCGCTCTGGGCATCGACCGGGGTCAAGGACCCGTCGCTCCCCGACACGCTGTACGTGACAGAACTGGTCGCCCCCGGCACCGTGAACACGATGCCCGAGAAGACCCTCGAGGCGACCTTCGACCACGGCCAGGTGGCAGGCGACACCGTGACGGGCACCTACGAGGCCGCGCACAAGGTCTTCGCAGACCTCGCTGCCGTGGGCGTCGACTTCGCCGACGTCACCCAGGTGCTCGAGGACGAGGGCGTCGAGAAGTTCATCGCGTCGTGGCACGACCTGCAGGGCACGGTCAAGACCGCACTGGAGAGCGCACCCGAGGTCGCGCGATGA
- a CDS encoding glucose-6-phosphate isomerase, with the protein MSFDIHLSGHVKSVVDETLPSLVASLIASGITAGDSSLWGPEAEAEASQRLGWVQAVTVSRPLVNEIEALRQQLAAKGVTRVVLAGMGGSSLAPEVIAQTAGVPLVILDSTSPGQVLAAIDGDAQQGDLTNTVLVVSSKSGSTVETDSAKRAFEAAFRDLGIDPLERIVVVTDPGSPLDQAARADGYTVFNADPTVGGRYSALTAFGLVPTGLAGVDIAEILDEAEATLLEVAIDSPDNPALVLAAAIAGGEPRRDKLGLVTDGTHIVGLPDWIEQLVAESTGKEGTGILPVVLLPVSPEVESRPADLQIVRLVDEAKKFHLFEHHNGEILVSGSLGAQFVVWEYATVIAGKMLGINPFDQPDVESAKIATRGLLDARPEQAEPAFAVDGVEVRVSDPSLAVSGTVAGVLDALWARLPEDGYVAIQAYVNRLELDQLQGLRELVAADSGRPTTFGWGPRFLHSTGQFHKGGPANGVFLQILEQTDVDLEIPERPFTFGQLIQAQAAGDASVLADGHGRPVVTLTLTDPRIEVLSLFEAAQ; encoded by the coding sequence ATGAGCTTCGACATCCATCTGAGCGGCCACGTCAAGTCGGTGGTCGACGAGACGCTCCCGAGCCTCGTCGCCAGCCTCATCGCGTCGGGCATCACCGCGGGCGACAGCTCGCTGTGGGGTCCCGAGGCCGAGGCCGAGGCATCCCAGCGTCTCGGCTGGGTGCAGGCGGTCACCGTCTCGCGCCCCCTGGTCAACGAGATCGAGGCCCTCCGTCAGCAGCTCGCGGCCAAGGGCGTGACGCGTGTCGTCCTCGCCGGCATGGGCGGCTCGTCGCTCGCCCCCGAGGTCATCGCGCAGACCGCAGGCGTTCCCCTGGTGATCCTCGACTCGACCTCGCCGGGCCAGGTGCTCGCCGCGATCGACGGCGACGCGCAGCAGGGCGACCTGACCAACACGGTCCTCGTGGTGTCGTCGAAGTCGGGCTCCACAGTCGAGACCGACTCCGCCAAGAGGGCGTTCGAGGCGGCTTTCCGCGATCTGGGCATCGACCCGCTCGAGCGCATCGTCGTGGTCACCGACCCCGGTTCGCCGCTCGACCAGGCCGCGCGGGCCGACGGCTACACCGTCTTCAACGCCGACCCGACCGTCGGCGGCCGCTACTCGGCGCTGACCGCGTTCGGCCTCGTGCCGACCGGTCTCGCCGGCGTCGACATCGCCGAGATCCTCGACGAGGCGGAGGCGACGCTCCTCGAGGTCGCCATCGACAGCCCCGACAACCCGGCGCTCGTGCTCGCCGCGGCCATCGCGGGCGGCGAGCCCCGCCGCGACAAGCTCGGACTCGTCACCGACGGCACGCACATCGTCGGCCTGCCCGACTGGATCGAGCAGCTCGTCGCCGAGTCGACGGGCAAGGAGGGCACCGGCATCCTGCCCGTCGTCCTGCTGCCGGTCTCGCCCGAGGTCGAGAGCCGGCCCGCCGACCTGCAGATCGTGCGTCTGGTCGATGAGGCGAAGAAGTTCCACCTCTTCGAGCACCACAACGGCGAGATCCTCGTGAGCGGCTCGCTCGGAGCCCAGTTCGTGGTGTGGGAGTACGCGACCGTGATCGCCGGCAAGATGCTCGGCATCAACCCGTTCGATCAGCCCGACGTCGAGTCCGCCAAGATCGCGACCCGCGGCCTGCTCGACGCCCGACCCGAGCAGGCCGAGCCGGCCTTCGCGGTCGACGGCGTCGAGGTGCGCGTGTCCGACCCGTCGCTCGCCGTGTCGGGAACCGTGGCCGGAGTGCTCGACGCGCTCTGGGCGCGCCTGCCCGAAGACGGCTACGTCGCCATTCAGGCATACGTGAACCGCCTGGAGCTCGACCAGCTCCAGGGGCTGCGCGAGCTCGTCGCCGCCGACTCCGGACGCCCGACCACGTTCGGCTGGGGCCCGCGCTTCCTCCACTCGACCGGACAGTTCCACAAGGGCGGCCCGGCGAACGGCGTGTTCCTGCAGATCCTCGAGCAGACCGACGTCGACCTCGAGATCCCCGAGCGGCCGTTCACCTTCGGCCAGCTCATCCAGGCGCAGGCGGCCGGCGACGCGAGCGTGCTCGCGGACGGACACGGCCGACCGGTCGTCACCCTCACGCTCACCGACCCCCGGATCGAAGTGCTCTCGCTCTTCGAGGCGGCCCAGTAG
- the zwf gene encoding glucose-6-phosphate dehydrogenase, protein MTVEISHGSNPLRDPEDRRLNRIAGPSALVIFGVTGDLSRKKLMPAVYDLANRGLLPPGFALVGFARRDWEDQDFAQVVHDAVRQHSRTEFRDETWQQLLQGIRFVSGEFGDLDAFKRLRETVEKLDVERGTMGNHAYYLSIPPKDFPIVAEQLKKSGLVDDTADQPDRWRRVVIEKPFGHDLDSARALNDALRSAFPTDSIFRIDHYLGKETVQNILALRFANELYEPIWNRNYVDHVQITMAEDIGVGGRAGYYDGIGAARDVIQNHLLQLMALTAMEEPISFDAKELRAEKEKVLAAVTLPPDLSRSTARGQYAGGWQGGEKVLGFLEEDGMNPESTTETYAAITLEVNTRRWAGVPFYLRTGKRLGRRVTEIAVVFKRAPELLFSRSQTSGQGQNALVIRVQPDEGVTIRFGSKVPGAGAQVRDVTMDFGYGHAFTEASPEAYERLILDVLLGDPPLFPRHEEVELSWKILDPIEKFWTEQGGPLEQYSPGSWGPASADEMLARDGRTWRRP, encoded by the coding sequence ATGACTGTCGAGATCTCGCACGGGAGCAACCCGCTGCGCGACCCCGAGGATCGCCGCCTCAACCGCATCGCCGGTCCGAGCGCTCTCGTGATCTTCGGGGTGACGGGAGACCTCTCCCGCAAGAAGCTGATGCCCGCCGTCTACGACCTGGCCAACCGCGGCCTGCTGCCCCCGGGGTTCGCCCTGGTCGGGTTCGCCCGACGCGACTGGGAGGACCAGGACTTCGCGCAGGTCGTGCACGACGCCGTCCGCCAGCACTCCCGCACGGAGTTCCGTGACGAGACGTGGCAGCAGCTCCTGCAGGGCATCCGCTTCGTCTCCGGTGAGTTCGGGGATCTCGACGCGTTCAAGCGGCTTCGCGAGACCGTCGAGAAGCTGGACGTCGAGCGAGGCACGATGGGCAATCACGCCTATTACCTGTCGATCCCGCCGAAGGACTTCCCGATCGTCGCCGAGCAGCTCAAGAAGTCGGGACTCGTCGACGACACGGCCGACCAGCCCGACCGCTGGCGCCGCGTCGTCATCGAGAAGCCGTTCGGGCACGACCTCGACTCGGCCCGTGCGCTGAACGACGCCCTCCGGTCCGCCTTCCCGACGGACTCGATCTTCCGCATCGACCACTACCTCGGCAAGGAGACGGTCCAGAACATCCTGGCGCTGCGCTTCGCGAACGAGCTGTACGAGCCGATCTGGAACCGCAACTACGTCGATCACGTCCAGATCACCATGGCCGAGGACATCGGCGTGGGAGGTCGCGCGGGGTACTACGACGGCATCGGCGCGGCGCGAGACGTCATCCAGAACCACCTCCTCCAGCTGATGGCGCTCACGGCGATGGAGGAGCCCATCTCGTTCGATGCGAAGGAGCTGCGCGCCGAGAAGGAGAAGGTGCTCGCCGCCGTCACGCTGCCCCCCGATCTCTCCCGCTCGACCGCGCGAGGACAGTACGCCGGCGGCTGGCAGGGCGGCGAGAAGGTGCTCGGCTTCCTCGAAGAGGACGGGATGAACCCCGAGTCGACGACGGAGACCTACGCTGCCATCACCCTCGAGGTGAACACCCGCCGCTGGGCAGGGGTCCCGTTCTACCTCCGCACCGGCAAGCGCCTCGGCCGCCGTGTCACCGAGATCGCGGTCGTGTTCAAGCGAGCGCCCGAACTGCTCTTCTCGCGCAGCCAGACATCCGGACAGGGGCAGAACGCTCTCGTGATCCGCGTCCAGCCCGATGAGGGCGTCACGATCAGGTTCGGCTCGAAGGTGCCCGGTGCCGGTGCCCAGGTGCGCGATGTGACCATGGACTTCGGCTACGGCCACGCGTTCACCGAGGCCAGCCCCGAGGCGTACGAGCGGCTCATCCTCGACGTGCTCCTCGGCGACCCGCCGCTGTTCCCCCGGCACGAGGAGGTCGAGCTCTCCTGGAAGATCCTCGACCCGATCGAGAAGTTCTGGACAGAGCAGGGCGGACCCCTCGAACAGTATTCGCCCGGGTCGTGGGGCCCGGCATCCGCGGACGAGATGCTCGCCCGCGACGGCCGTACCTGGAGGCGCCCGTGA
- a CDS encoding glucose-6-phosphate dehydrogenase assembly protein OpcA, whose translation MIVDLPDTTVSKISRALVSVREEGGAVALGRVLTLIILTREGAMEEVIEAANDASREHPMRVIVLIIGNGVDEESRLDAQIRVGGDAGASEVVTLRVAGEAGSSNLESLVTGLLLPDAPVVVWWPNRTPENISKTSIGRIAQRRITDAATKSDPSAWVAALGAQYAPGDTDLAWTRLTRWREQLAAILDQPPYDPVLSVRVRGASDSPSTALLAAWLRLALDVPVDWAYLDPEEWPHGIKSVSLLRASGEVLLERPSSASAILTQPGQPSHELAFPRRTLRECLAEELRRLDPDVLYGRVITEGWELLDPPATKETQDA comes from the coding sequence GTGATCGTCGATCTTCCCGACACCACCGTCAGCAAGATCTCCCGCGCCCTCGTGAGCGTGCGGGAGGAAGGCGGGGCGGTCGCGCTCGGCCGCGTGCTGACGCTCATCATCCTCACGCGCGAGGGCGCGATGGAGGAGGTCATCGAAGCCGCCAACGACGCGTCCCGCGAGCATCCGATGCGGGTCATCGTGCTCATCATCGGAAACGGCGTCGACGAGGAGTCGCGACTGGACGCACAGATCCGCGTCGGAGGCGACGCCGGAGCGAGCGAGGTCGTCACGCTGCGCGTGGCCGGTGAGGCCGGCAGCTCGAACCTCGAGTCGCTCGTCACGGGACTGCTCCTTCCGGACGCTCCCGTGGTCGTGTGGTGGCCCAACCGCACCCCGGAGAACATCTCGAAGACGTCGATCGGCCGCATCGCGCAGCGACGCATCACCGACGCGGCGACCAAGTCCGACCCGTCGGCATGGGTCGCGGCGCTCGGCGCACAGTACGCCCCCGGTGACACCGACCTGGCGTGGACGCGACTCACGCGCTGGCGCGAGCAGCTCGCCGCGATCCTCGACCAGCCGCCGTACGACCCGGTCCTATCGGTGCGCGTGCGCGGCGCGTCGGACTCGCCGTCGACGGCGCTCCTGGCCGCCTGGCTGCGTCTGGCACTCGACGTGCCGGTCGACTGGGCGTACCTCGACCCCGAGGAGTGGCCGCACGGCATCAAGTCCGTTTCGCTGCTCCGCGCGAGCGGCGAAGTGCTCCTCGAGCGCCCGAGCTCGGCGTCGGCGATCCTCACGCAGCCGGGTCAGCCCAGTCACGAGCTCGCCTTCCCGCGCCGCACGCTCCGCGAGTGCCTGGCCGAGGAGCTCCGTCGTCTGGATCCCGACGTCCTGTATGGTCGAGTGATCACGGAGGGCTGGGAGCTGCTCGACCCTCCGGCGACGAAGGAGACGCAGGACGCATGA
- the pgl gene encoding 6-phosphogluconolactonase codes for MVEAWAEKRVVIAPDPSTLAESVAARFLNRVAKRVDEGKLAHVSLTGGSMGSAVLAAAARSPRIARIDWSRVHFWWSDERFVPRADDDRNEKQARAALLDALDTPAANIHAAAASDEGIDLDAAAAAYADDLARFAGADGPWPSFDVCFLGVGPDAHIASLFPDRPEILITDRSVVAVRDSPKPPPERVTMTRPVINGSKRVWMVLSGADKASALGLALAGASYASVPAAGAKGRKRTVFFVDQAAAAQVPPELIDREY; via the coding sequence ATGGTTGAGGCCTGGGCCGAGAAGCGCGTGGTCATCGCTCCCGACCCGTCGACGCTCGCGGAATCCGTCGCCGCACGCTTCCTCAACCGGGTGGCCAAGCGCGTCGACGAGGGCAAGCTCGCCCATGTGTCGCTCACCGGCGGCTCGATGGGCTCGGCGGTGCTCGCCGCCGCTGCCCGCAGTCCGCGGATCGCGCGGATCGACTGGTCGCGCGTCCATTTCTGGTGGAGCGACGAGCGCTTCGTCCCCCGCGCCGACGACGACCGCAACGAGAAGCAGGCTCGTGCCGCCCTGCTCGACGCGCTCGACACACCCGCCGCGAACATCCACGCCGCTGCCGCGAGCGATGAGGGCATCGACCTGGATGCCGCGGCCGCGGCCTACGCCGACGACCTCGCGCGCTTCGCCGGGGCCGACGGACCGTGGCCGTCCTTCGACGTCTGCTTCCTCGGCGTCGGGCCCGACGCGCACATCGCGTCGCTGTTCCCCGACCGCCCCGAGATCCTCATCACGGATCGCTCCGTGGTCGCGGTGCGCGATTCGCCCAAGCCCCCGCCCGAGCGCGTGACGATGACCCGTCCGGTGATCAACGGCTCGAAACGCGTGTGGATGGTCCTGTCCGGCGCCGACAAGGCCTCCGCTCTCGGCCTCGCCCTCGCGGGCGCCAGCTACGCGAGCGTTCCGGCTGCCGGCGCAAAGGGCCGCAAGCGCACGGTCTTCTTCGTCGATCAGGCTGCGGCGGCACAGGTGCCGCCGGAACTCATCGATCGCGAGTACTGA
- a CDS encoding RNA polymerase-binding protein RbpA: MATGGNAIRGTRVGAGPMGEQDHGYHAERVAVSYWDALGNETVRYFAAGIPEEEIPDTIDSPHSGLPAGRDKANPPAVAKTEPYKTHLAYVKERRTEEEADALLDDALKQLRERRGQD, encoded by the coding sequence ATGGCGACCGGAGGCAACGCGATCCGCGGCACCCGCGTCGGTGCCGGGCCGATGGGCGAGCAGGACCACGGCTACCACGCCGAGCGTGTGGCGGTGTCCTACTGGGACGCCCTCGGCAACGAGACGGTCCGCTACTTCGCCGCAGGGATCCCCGAGGAGGAGATCCCCGACACGATCGACTCGCCGCACTCCGGTCTTCCGGCCGGTCGCGACAAGGCCAATCCGCCTGCCGTGGCCAAGACCGAGCCGTACAAGACGCATCTCGCCTACGTGAAGGAGCGCCGCACCGAAGAAGAGGCCGACGCCCTCCTCGACGACGCCCTCAAGCAGCTGCGCGAGCGTCGCGGCCAGGACTGA